A window from Plectropomus leopardus isolate mb chromosome 3, YSFRI_Pleo_2.0, whole genome shotgun sequence encodes these proteins:
- the axdnd1 gene encoding axonemal dynein light chain domain-containing protein 1, whose product MSASMRANSAPSSSRPERALDTRVAELNCQVPAESRKKQLPPVNNHIIPDELLVSLTSTVCNRSTLGHTAHHRHCKSCGIRRPDAVWHHPLGRKKYKFFLEQPTSLTGAGRDISFLCDAMETQRRTTPLPPLTDRSGTGDTQNLSVSESLIPEEYHIVKHKGLRSLEFFEDAFTVQLQDDEQKLRVFPSLRPSGRQEVLQLMRIMDDMLEKAGVDQRREELTELSQMEGLLELVQVEQNIYNIIFHELIRQVSVGCAERGQLLAKLRQRYQSLLERIPRCLKALHTEAVAQRALDRRLTEEIHCIKSSIQQLNTELVRVRDHDVFVSQQAERAHQQLAGALEQSNTNSDVVQGYHELYELQRGRLEAQLLQMTEEKDCWSQLTLCLALKVISVKKLQQISRLHIIEQSWFKTAEHCSLYLAMKDTEELNVIMELSTYWKEQLTAFMSQLKKTEDAQSEQMCAIQQGIAKWLAFCTTQNKCPDPKYEKASLEKIHADLKQWSNTLALQCERYQGDKLLSCQQTLGELGHVQERCLNMSLELFRRHPSSDGEPPAGQRALQELESVLSELLKQLDEQVSGEKGIHRQITSLRGLIESWGSKLGAVIGHQEMMSVSDGLKLEKELQNWQSLAEKASQNVFSMQTENEKDKNKPDIYREAENVLDKVQEFISSLTNFTDGENQRLSEQASSIHMAQTRWMLDLLLLMVPDHGENNDQVQEHYYITNVSVQTLDEDAKMLAEKLDFFSIYISRSCKLILEEQILHNSREVEVENEMNECKKLQTECSDWVETCLILLSGVTGGPVGLPVRQANPASSSDVTVSPADSMEPLVNVEVSADPTANSEVKDETEAELRECTAEGHETQQEASQGELMVCETPVLKLIGYDGNITQRKLGESSVYLNGTDLVISPATDEAQKAFSDLTTVGLLQQELHDSELRVQSVEQRALKAEEALQAALEKIQNLERQLQGQPSLEVKCSEEKKKTPPLSPPAVTTPAAPKKTTAETKTSGTKRTKKR is encoded by the exons ATGTCTGCGTCCATGAGAGCCAATTCAGCACCAAGTTCATCGAGGCCGGAGCGAGCACTGGACACCAGAG TGGCAGAACTGAATTGTCAAGTCCCAGCAGAGAGCAGAAAGAAACAACTTCCTCCTGTCAACAACCACATCATCCCAGATGAACTATTGGTCAGCCTTACCTCCACTGTCTGCAACAGGAGCACACTCGGGCACACTGCACACCATCGGCACTGCAAG AGCTGTGGAATCAGACGGCCGGATGCTGTTTGGCATCACCCTCTTGGACGAAAGAAATACAAATTCTTTCTGGAGCAGCCAACGTCCTTGACTGGAGCTGGCAG GGACATTTCGTTCCTGTGTGATGCTATGGAGACCCAGAGGAGGACTACACCCCTCCCACCACTGACTGACAGAAGTGGCACTGGAGATACACAG AACTTAAGTGTCTCAGAAAGTCTGATCCCAGAAGAATATCACATTGTCAAACACAAAGGGCTACGGAGCCTCGAGTTCTTTGAGGA TGCATTCACAGTGCAGCTGCAGGATGATGAGCAGAAGTTACGGGTCTTCCCTTCACT GCGGCCCAGTGGCAGACAGGAAGTGCTCCAGCTGATGAGGATAATGGACGACATGCTGGAGAAGGCTGGAGTGGATCAGCGGAGAGAGGAGCTGACTGAGCTCTCCCAG ATGGAGGGTCTGCTGGAGCTGGTGCAGGTTGAGCAGAATATATACAACATTATTTTCCATGAACTGATCAGGCAGGTCAGCGTGGGCTGTGCTGAGAGAGGACAGCTGCTTGCCAAACTCAG acAGCGTTACCAGTCCCTGCTCGAGCGAATCCCCCGCTGCCTGAAGGCTCTGCACACTGAGGCAGTGGCACAGCGGGCTCTGGACCGCCGGCTCACTGAGGAGATCCACTGCATCAAGAGTTCCATCCAGCAGCTCAACAC GGAACTTGTCAGAGTCAGAGACCATGATGTCTTTGTGTCCCAGCAGGCAGAGCGTGCTCACCAGCAGCTGGCTGGGGCGCTCGAGCAGAGTAACACCAATTCAGA TGTGGTCCAGGGTTACCACGAGCTGTATGAGCTGCAGAGGGGACGCCTCGaggctcagctgctgcagatgaCTGAGGAGAAAGACTGCTGGAGTCAACTTACCCTCTGCCTCGCCCTCAAG GTGATCAGTGTGAAGAAGCTGCAGCAGATCAGTCGGCTGCATATCATCGAGCAGAGCTGGTTCAAGACGGCCGAACACTGCAGCCTTTACCTCGCTATGAAG GACACGGAGGAGCTGAATGTCATCATGGAGCTTTCTACCTACTGGAAAGAGCAGCTGACTGCTTTCATGTCCCAGCTGAAGAAGACTGAGGATGCTCAGTCTGAACAGATGTGTGCCATCCAGCAAGGCATCGCCAAGTGGCTCGCCTTCTGCACAACACAGAACAA GTGTCCTGACCCAAAATATGAGAAAGCATCTCTGGAAAAGATTCATGCTGATTTGAAGCAGTGGTCAAAT ACATTGGCCCTCCAGTGTGAACGCTACCAAGGTGACAAGCTGCTTTCCTGCCAGCAGACACTGGGTGAGCTTGGCCATGTGCAGGAAAGATGTCTAAATATGAGCCTTGAGCTGTTCAGAAGACACCCCTCTTCTGATGGTGAACCCCCCGCAGGCCAGCGGGCCCTACAAGAGCTGGAGAGCGTCCTATCTGAGCTCCTCAAACAGCTGGATGAACAAGTCAGTGGAGAGAAAG GGATCCACAGACAGATCACGTCACTGCGTGGGTTGATAGAGTCCTGGGGTTCCAAGCTTGGTGCAGTGATTGGTCATCAAGAAATGATGTCTGTCTCTGACGGGCTGAAGCTGGAGAAGGAACTGCAAAACTGGCAGAGTTTGGCGGAAAAAGCCTCTCAGAACGTCTTCAGCATGCAGACAGAgaatgaaaaggacaaaaacaaacctgacaTATA TAGAGAAGCAGAAAATGTGTTAGATAAAGTGCAAGAGTTCATAAGCAGCCTGACGAACTTCACTGATGGTGAGAACCAGAGACTCAGTGAGCAG GCCAGTTCTATTCACATGGCTCAGACCCGCTGGATGTTGGATCTGTTGCTCCTCATGGTACCTGACCATGGTGAGAACAACGACCAAGTACAGGAACACTACTACATTACAAATGTCTCCGTACAGACACTGGATGAGGATGCCAAGATGCTGGCAGAGaaactggactttttttctatatacATCAGCAG ATCTTGCAAGCTGATTCTGGAGGAGCAGATTCTGCACAACTCACGTGAAGTTGAGGTTGAAAATGAGATGAATGAGTGCAAAAAGCTGCAG ACGGAGTGCAGTGACTGGGTGGAGACCTGTTTAATCCTGCTCTCTGGAGTGACAGGTGGTCCTGTGGGGCTGCCTGTCCGACAGGCTAACCCCGCTTccagcagtgatgtcacagtctCTCCAGCAGACAGCATGGAGCCTTTG gtgAACGTGGAAGTTTCAGCTGATCCTACAGCAAACAGTGAGGTCAAAGATGAGACTGAGGCAGAACTAAGAGAG TGTACTGCTGAAGGACATGAAACACAACAAGAGGCTTCTCAG GGGGAGCTAATGGTTTGTGAGACTCCAGTGCTGAAGCTGATTGGCTATGATGGAAACATTACACAAAGAAAGCTGGGAGAGAGCAGTGTCTACCTGAACGGG ACTGATTTGGTTATATCTCCAGCAACAGATGAGGCCCAGAAAGCTTTTAGTGATCTCACCACAGTAGGATTGCTGCAGCAGGAACTGCA
- the crb1 gene encoding protein crumbs homolog 1 yields the protein MDLIYTFKLLACTVLISSLSVIEGASSPDRLPSLVDRCSSNPCKNGAICKVRKDGYACFCVPGFQGAHCQIDVNECVSQPCRNGATCVDRVGRFSCLCSPGLTGDTCEVLIDECQSQLCLNGGSCHAYISGFTCTCLPGFQGHRCEINIDECQEQPCQNGALCIDGVNDYSCDCSHTAFTGKRCETPLSACHSEPCFNSAICQDNQGNYSCDCLPGFEGHQCDIDINECGSNPCMNGGRCIERSWQALYGSQALLPEHYDPQHAAGFICSCVGATGSLCQELINQCDPSPCQNGGRCESHVGGYTCHCQKQSHNGFLYGGVNCDVRLVGCEGHDCQNQGSCSPFLKDGTHGYTCSCSPGHTGPLCNTPTTFSFERRGYLLLQSPLVDDVLSCNITLSFKTTLSRALLFQQNSRGHLLSLELDNWRLRLTLKKEASAGAEAESPSQVLELPHYVTDGEWHSVEAVLRSWTLSLTLLDDAGSCGSQSCHNVAQVQGTLARLVSPPQNTYIGGVHQDSNGRSEASPLPAFIGCMRDVFVDGQLVVPQEWLSHSAVNVSPGCIHRDRCLDVPCQNRGQCVNLWQSYECRCPRPYEGQDCEEEHVPARFGNDDSQSYAVFTVTEDLGPKLSISLFLRTRRQYGLLLALQNSSSVYLRMMLEDGKVTAQLNNFEILKGQREINDGEVHFVSVEVAEGHMALYVAAQKQNDVEVRTVDVQDGDTVYVGGLLDSLETSVSGGYFKGCIQDLRINDRRLQFFGLDTSVRSYPLQNMGGVTAGCSGDNACSSNPCLNGGMCYSMWDDFTCTCPPSTAGRRCEEVRWCELSPCPADSECRMLNQGYECYSNATFLDDSTVLSYRGNGDISRNLTNLSLNLRTRKRNAAILHAERGSAFITLSIQDGFLFMELQSTTEDNREEEEEQGEKGVSTVSLSSRMTVSDGGWHSVHLFMAAPWALTSRWTLVLDDEIEEASTSRSQGGNLDFLREGVDIFLGGLAPDAGWSLTGCLSTVELGGIALPFINSSDVNFPRLQDEQFILTSLQPPLLGCSGTPVCEPNPCLNGGECQDLFNTYNCSCAAGWAGRNCGFSTNTCASSPCVHGNCSVNGLTYECTCEFGYAGVNCEEEVDMCENHLCAHGGTCLHGPDRYACLCPENYTGPLCNERIEEIPWYIVVRNVRPKLPVSVCGDDTRNYTCFNGGNCTDRELSCDCPPGFIGHRCEQEVDECKSNPCLNGGYCRNLINKFVCVCDMSFAGDTCQTDTVRAPYSSRVAAVLAPCLIGLAIVVMLGLALAIAKLRERRQTEGGFSPRQLEAPGGRNPPAELGNTSISTLAARVERLV from the exons ATGGATTTAATTTACACTTTTAAATTACTTGCATGCACCGTTCTCATCTCATCACTGTCGGTGATAGAGG GTGCATCATCTCCTGACCGGCTTCCTTCACTAGTGGACCGATGCTCTTCAAATCCCTGCAAAAATGGCGCTATCTGCAAAGTCAGAAAGGATGGTTACGCGTGCTTCTGTGTGCCGGGGTTCCAGGGTGCTCACTGTCAGATTGATGTGAATGAGTGTGTTTCACAGCCCTGCAGGAACGGGGCCACGTGTGTGGACAGAGTGGGCAGGTTCTCCTGTCTGTGTTCTCCTGGGTTAACTG GGGACACTTGTGAGGTCCTGATTGACGAGTGTCAATCACAGCTATGTCTCAATGGCGGCAGTTGCCATGCCTACATCAGTGGCTTCACTTGCACCTGCCTGCCCGGTTTCCAAGGACACCGATGTGAAATCAATATTGATGAGTGCCAAGAGCAGCCATGCCAGAATGGGGCTCTGTGTATAGATGGGGTGAACGA CTACAGCTGTGACTGCTCTCACACAGCCTTCACTGGCAAACGCTGTGAGACACCACTGTCAGCATGCCACTCTGAACCCTGCTTCAACAGCGCCATCTGTCAGGACAACCAGGGTAACTACAGCTGTGACTGCTTGCCAG GGTTTGAGGGGCATCAGTGTGATATTGACATCAATGAGTGCGGCAGCAACCCCTGCATGAATGGAGGCCGCTGCATTGAGAGGTCGTGGCAGGCTCTTTATGGCAGCCAGGCTCTGCTGCCCGAACATTATGACCCGCAGCATGCTGCAGGCTTCATCTGCAGCTGTGTAGGAGCTACAG GTTCCCTCTGCCAGGAGCTGATAAACCAGTGTGACCCCAGTCCCTGCCAGAATGGGGGGAGGTGTGAGAGCCACGTTGGAGGCTACACTTGCCACTGCCAGAAACAGAGTCACAATGGCTTCCTCTATGGAGGTGTAAACTGTGATGTGAGGCTAGTGGGCTGTGAGGGACATGACTGCCAGAACCAAGGCTCCTGCTCTCCTTTCTTGAAAGATGGGACTCACGGATACACCTGTTCCTGCTCACCTGGACACACTGGACCCCTTTGTAACACCCCCACCACCTTCTCCTTTGAACGCAGAGGCTACCTGCTGCTGCAAAGTCCATTAGTGGATGACGTGTTGTCCTGCAACATCACCCTCAGTTTCAAGACAACTCTGTCCAGAGCGTTGTTATTCCAGCAGAACAGCAGGGGGCATCTGCTGAGCCTGGAGCTGGACAATTGGCGGCTTCGTCTCACACTGAAGAAGGAGGCCTCTGCTGGGGCTGAAGCAGAAAGTCCAAGCCAGGTCCTGGAGCTTCCACACTATGTCACAGATGGAGAGTGGCATTCTGTTGAGGCTGTGCTCAGAAGCTGGACGCTCAGTCTGACGCTCTTGGATGATGCTGGGAGCTGTGGGAGCCAGTCATGCCACAATGTGGCCCAAGTCCAAGGCACCCTGGCCAGGCTGGTGTCACCTCCTCAGAACACTTACATTGGAGGAGTGCATCAGGACTCAAATGGCCGCAGCGAGGCCTCTCCACTTCCAGCATTCATTGGCTGCATGCGAGATGTGTTTGTGGATGGGCAGCTCGTTGTCCCTCAGGAATGGCTGAGCCACTCTGCTGTTAATGTGTCCCCTGGCTGCATCCACAGGGACCGCTGCCTGGACGTGCCTTGCCAAAACAGAGGACAGTGTGTTAACCTGTGGCAGAGCTACGAGTGCCGATGTCCGCGGCCTTATGAGGGGCAGGACTGCGAGGAGG AACATGTGCCTGCACGCTTTGGGAACGATGACTCTCAGAGCTACGCTGTGTTCACTGTCACGGAAGATCTGGGTCCCAAGCTTTCCATCTCCCTCTTCCTGCGTACACGGAGGCAATATGGACTTCTCCTGGCGCTTCAGAACAGCAGCAGCGTGTACCTGCGCATGATGCTGGAGGATGGAAAGGTCACAGCTCAGCTGAATAACTTTGAGATCCTGAAGGGGCAGAGAGAGATCAATGATGGGGAAGTCCACTTTGTGAGTGTAGAGGTTGCGGAGGGTCATATGGCGCTGTACGTAGCAGCTCAAAAACAGAATGATGTGGAAGTCAGGACAGTCGATGTCCAAGATGGAGATACTGTGTATGTAGGAGGTCTGTTGGACAGCTTGGAGACTTCGGTGTCTGGTGGATATTTTAAAGGCTGTATCCAGGACCTGAGGATCAATGACAGGAGGCTACAGTTCTTTGGGTTGGACACTTCAGTGAGATCTTATCCTCTGCAGAACATGGGAGGAGTGACTGCTGGATGCTCCGGGGACAACGCTTGCAGT AGCAACCCTTGTCTAAACGGTGGGATGTGCTACTCCATGTGGGATGACTTCACCTGCACCTGCCCTCCCAGCACAGCAGGGCGGCGCTGTGAAGAGGTCAGGTGGTGCGAGCTGTCACCTTGTCCCGCAGACTCAGAGTGCAGGATGCTGAACCAGGGATATGAAT GCTACTCCAATGCAACTTTCCTGGATGACAGCACTGTACTGTCCTACCGGGGAAATGGCGACATATCCCGCAATCTCACCAACCTCTCTCTAAACCTACGCACACGCAAGCGTAACGCAGCTATACTCCATGCAGAAAGGGGCTCAGCATTCATCACACTCTCCATCCAGGATGGTTTTCTCTTCATGGAGCTTCAGAGCACCACAGAGgacaacagagaggaggaggaggagcagggagagaaGGGTGTGTCTACAGTCAGTCTCAGCAGTAGGATGACTGTTAGCGATGGTGGGTGGCACAGCGTCCACCTGTTCATGGCAGCGCCGTGGGCACTAACATCCCGGTGGACCCTGGTGCTGGATGATGAAATAGAGGAAGCCAGCACTTCAAGGAGCCAAGGAGGCAACCTGGACTTCCTTCGGGAGGGCGTGGACATCTTCTTAGGGGGCCTGGCCCCTGATGCTGGGTGGTCCCTGACAGGGTGTCTGAGCACAGTAGAGCTGGGTGGTATTGCCCTGCCTTTTATAAACTCCTCTGATGTGAACTTCCCACGCCTCCAGGATGAGCAGTTCATCCTGACATCGCTGCAGCCACCGCTCCTCGGCTGCAGCGGGACCCCTGTGTGTGAGCCCAACCCCTGTCTGAATGGAGGGGAGTGCCAGGACCTCTTCAACACCTACAATTGCAGCTGCGCAGCGGGCTGGGCCGGGAGAAACTGTGGTTTCTCCACCAACACCTGCGCTTCCAGTCCCTGCGTCCACGGCAACTGCAGCGTGAACGGGCTGACCTACGAGTGCACCTGTGAGTTTGGCTATGCAGGTGTGAACTGTGAAGAGGAAGTGGATATGTGTGAAAACCACCTCTGTGCCCATGGAGGCACCTGTCTGCATGGGCCGGACAGGTACGCCTGCCTCTGCCCCGAGAACTACACTGGACCACTTTGCAA TGAACGCATTGAAGAGATTCCGTGGTACATTGTTGTCAGAAATgt ACGGCCGAAGCTGCCTGTTTCTGTGTGCGGCGATGACACCAGAAACTACACCTGCTTCAATGGAGGCAACTGCACTGACCGAGAGCTGTCCTGTGACTGTCCACCTGGCTTCATCGGACACCG GTGTGAGCAAGAAGTGGACGAGTGCAAGTCTAACCCCTGTCTGAACGGAGGCTACTGCCGCAACCTCATCAACAAGTTTGTGTGCGTATGCGACATGAGCTTCGCCGGGGACACGTGCCAGACGGAC ACGGTGCGTGCTCCATACAGCTCACGGGTGGCTGCCGTGCTGGCGCCGTGTCTGATTGGCTTGGCGATAGTGGTGATGCTGGGGTTGGCGCTGGCCATTGCCAAACTGCGAGAGAGGCGGCAGACGGAGGGAGGTTTCAGTCCGCGGCAACTTGAGGCTCCTGGTGGTCGCAACCCACCTGCTGAGCTGGGAAACACATCCATCAGCACTTTGGCAGCTCGTGTGGAGCGCCTGGTGTAG